A window of Lepidochelys kempii isolate rLepKem1 chromosome 1, rLepKem1.hap2, whole genome shotgun sequence contains these coding sequences:
- the LOC140894922 gene encoding olfactory receptor 51G2-like: protein MSAVNDTKFTPAVFLLTGIPGQEDVHLWISIPFCLMYLISIVGNSVILFIIKTDPSLHKPMYIFLSMLAISDLGLSIATIPTMLGIFLFNSREISFDACFAQLFFIHSFQCIESSVLLLMALDRFIAIRDPLRYASILTLPRIAKMGLVCVLRGVAVILPLTILLKQFQYCRANVLSHSYCLHQEVMKMACSDIRVNSIFGLFTKLVTMGLDLLLIFLSYVMILKTVLSITSHAQCLRALNTCISHLCVILLFYTPDISMVVMYRFWHSSSYLLQIVLSYISLLVPPLMNPVVYSVKSKHLRARIIRVFFK, encoded by the coding sequence atgtcagctgtcaatgacaCCAAATTCACACCTGCAGTGTTTCTTCTCACCGGGATACCTGGACAGGAAGACGTCCATCTCTGGATCTCTATCCCCTTCTGCTTAATGTATCTTATTTCAATAgtaggaaattcagtcattctgttcattataaaaacagatccaagcctccataagcccatgtacattttcctttccatgttggccATCTCAGACCTTGGCTTATCCATAGCCACCATACCAACAATGCTGGGTATATTCTTGTTTAACTCTAGGGAGATCAGCTTCGATGCATGTTTTGCCCAGTTGTTCTTTATCCACTCGTTTCAATGCATTGAATCCTCCGTGCTCTTGTTGATGGCCTTGGACCGCTTCATTGCAATCCGTGACCCGCTGAGATATGCCTCCATCCTAACCCTGCCAAGAATAGCCAAGATGGGACTGGTGTGTGTTCTAAGGGGGGTGGCTGTAATACTCCCACTCACCATTCTCCTGAAACAGTTCCAGTATTGTCGAGCCaatgtcctctcccattcctactgCCTGCACCAGGAGGTCATGAAGATGGCTTGTTCAGATATCAGAGTCAACAGTATCTTTGGCTTGTTTACCAAACTCGTAACGATGGGCTTGGACTTGCTGCTCATCTTCCTCTCTTATGTGATGATCCTCAAAACAGTGCTGAGCATCACATCCCATGCTCAATGCCTCAGGGCTTTGAACACCtgcatctcccacctctgtgtcatCCTGCTCTTCTACACACCAGACATCAGCATGGTTGTGATGTACAGATTCTGGCATAGCTCTTCTTACTTGCTTCAGATTGTTCTGAGCTACATCTCCCTGCTGGTCCCGCCCCTGATGAACCCAGTCGTGTACAGCGTGAAAAGCAAACACCTTCGTGCACGGATAATCAGGGTGTTTTTCAAGTGA